The Flavobacterium commune genome contains a region encoding:
- a CDS encoding B12-binding domain-containing radical SAM protein, whose translation MKPKLFLITPPFTQLNTPYPATAYIKGFLNTKGIESVQADLGIEVILKLFSKEGLQDLFQTKSQQPTTDNCKRIFALQDEYIKTIDSVIAFLQGKNPTLALQICQEDYLPEASRFAQLEELDWAFGTMGTQDKAKHLATLYLEDISDFIVECVDANFGFSRYAERLGRSANSFDELYDALQQKPTYIDNILFSILKERIEITQPTFFLISVPFPGNLYSAFRCAQWVKQHFPNIKISMGGGFPNTELRSLSDARVFEFFDFITLDDGEVPIEELISSIENPDYNSFKRTFLLENGKVVYKNNSAKSDYKQSQVGTPDYSDLLLDKYISVIEIVNPMHRMWSDGRWNKLTMAHGCYWGKCTFCDISLDYIKVYEPVAASLLCDRMEEMITQTGENGFHFVDEAAPPALMRVLALEILRRKLSVTWWTNIRFEKSFTQDLALLLKASGCIAVSGGLEVASDRLLKLIDKGVTVEQVARVTRNFTEAGIMVHAYLMYGYPTQTVQETVDSLEMVRQLFEAGILQSGFWHQFAMTAHSPVGMYPEKFGVVKETEAIGTFANNDINYKDLTGIDHDKFSFGLKKSLFNYMHGICFDYELQEWFDFKIPKTKIHPDFIFNALESDVDFNIKPNAKVVWIGGKPSVEHFMKTKKGNSWEMMSLTFHDKKESFTIQTNRGEGEWLVTILEKITVFNTKIYSFQELKADFELNLEDFELFWYSKPINSLREFGLLIL comes from the coding sequence TTGAAGCCAAAACTTTTCCTCATCACGCCGCCTTTTACCCAACTGAATACTCCTTATCCAGCAACTGCTTATATCAAAGGATTTTTGAATACCAAAGGAATAGAATCAGTTCAGGCAGATTTAGGGATTGAGGTGATTTTGAAATTGTTTTCGAAAGAAGGATTACAAGATTTATTTCAAACCAAAAGTCAACAACCTACAACGGATAATTGCAAGCGTATTTTTGCATTGCAGGATGAATATATTAAAACTATTGATTCGGTTATTGCTTTTTTGCAAGGAAAAAATCCAACCTTGGCTTTGCAGATATGTCAGGAAGATTATTTGCCTGAAGCTTCACGTTTTGCTCAGTTGGAAGAATTGGATTGGGCTTTTGGTACCATGGGAACTCAGGATAAGGCAAAGCATTTGGCAACTTTATATCTCGAAGACATCTCTGATTTTATTGTGGAATGTGTGGATGCTAATTTTGGTTTCAGCCGTTATGCTGAACGTTTGGGGCGCAGTGCCAATTCTTTTGACGAATTATATGACGCTTTACAACAAAAACCTACCTATATAGATAATATTCTTTTTTCGATTCTGAAAGAACGAATTGAAATCACTCAACCAACATTTTTTTTGATTTCTGTTCCATTTCCTGGGAATTTATATTCGGCTTTTCGATGTGCACAATGGGTGAAACAACATTTTCCGAACATTAAAATTTCAATGGGTGGCGGTTTTCCAAATACCGAATTACGTTCGCTTTCGGATGCTAGAGTTTTTGAGTTTTTTGATTTTATTACTTTGGATGACGGCGAAGTTCCTATTGAAGAATTAATTTCGAGTATTGAAAATCCAGATTATAATTCGTTTAAAAGAACTTTTCTTTTAGAAAATGGAAAAGTAGTTTATAAAAATAATTCCGCTAAATCGGATTACAAACAATCCCAAGTGGGTACACCGGATTATTCTGATTTGTTATTGGATAAATACATTTCGGTTATCGAAATTGTCAATCCTATGCACCGTATGTGGAGCGATGGGCGCTGGAATAAACTTACCATGGCGCATGGATGTTATTGGGGGAAATGTACTTTTTGTGATATTTCGTTAGATTATATTAAGGTTTACGAACCCGTAGCTGCCAGTTTGCTTTGTGATAGAATGGAAGAGATGATTACTCAAACGGGTGAAAATGGATTTCATTTTGTAGATGAAGCGGCACCACCAGCTTTGATGCGTGTATTAGCTCTTGAAATTCTTCGAAGAAAATTGTCAGTCACTTGGTGGACGAACATTCGATTCGAAAAAAGTTTTACTCAGGATTTAGCCTTATTATTGAAGGCTTCGGGTTGTATTGCTGTTTCGGGCGGACTTGAAGTGGCCTCTGATCGTTTGTTAAAATTGATTGACAAAGGTGTAACGGTGGAACAGGTGGCACGTGTAACCCGTAATTTTACCGAAGCTGGAATTATGGTTCATGCTTATTTGATGTATGGTTATCCTACGCAAACCGTTCAGGAAACAGTAGATAGTCTCGAAATGGTGCGTCAATTATTTGAAGCGGGAATTTTGCAATCAGGATTTTGGCATCAATTTGCCATGACAGCGCATAGTCCGGTAGGTATGTATCCGGAGAAATTTGGCGTGGTAAAAGAAACCGAAGCTATTGGGACTTTTGCCAATAATGATATTAATTATAAGGATTTAACAGGGATTGACCATGATAAATTCAGTTTCGGTTTAAAGAAATCATTGTTTAATTATATGCACGGAATCTGTTTTGACTATGAATTGCAGGAATGGTTTGATTTTAAAATTCCGAAAACAAAAATTCATCCCGATTTTATTTTTAATGCTTTAGAGTCTGATGTTGATTTTAATATAAAACCAAATGCAAAAGTAGTTTGGATCGGGGGAAAACCATCAGTTGAACATTTTATGAAGACTAAGAAAGGGAATTCCTGGGAAATGATGAGTTTGACTTTTCATGATAAAAAAGAAAGTTTTACAATTCAAACCAATAGAGGGGAAGGGGAATGGTTAGTAACAATATTGGAAAAGATTACAGTTTTTAACACTAAAATATATTCCTTTCAAGAGTTAAAAGCCGATTTTGAGTTAAATTTAGAAGATTTTGAATTGTTTTGGTATTCTAAGCCTATAAATTCACTACGGGAATTTGGGCTTTTAATTTTATGA